ctgtgCACATTTTACATTTGCCAatcgcttgattaacatttttcaaacacttattcaacattttttttgaatgcttgattaacatttgtaTATACATGATcgaatttttcttcattttttaaatacatggtcaacatttttttatagaaatttaacattttctaaatgtttgattaacattgttcaaatacttgttcaacatttttcaaatgcttgattaaatttTTTATAGAAATGAtcaaaaaaaatcatcatttttaatacattgtcaacatttttctatacaaatttttatattttgttcattttttttcaaaatgctaGATTGACATTTTTATATGGGATTTGCGTTCGTGTCATCCCTCTCTCACCGGGCAAAAATAGCGGAAACGCTGTTGGTTCTGGCCTGTTGGGTGTTTGTTTGACTCATGCGggtctcgtggccaccccgaaaACACGCCACGCGAATCGACGCGGCCGGAGCCTCTTCCCACCCTCTCCGCACGAACGACGTGACACGAACCCGACCTTGGTAGCGTCGTAGCTCGATCCTCCATGGCCGCGCCCGTATtcctcgccgccgtcctcgcccTCCAGCTCCTCCATGTGGCCCGCGGCGAGATCAAGACGACGCCGATCGTGTCCGACTCGCGGCCCGTCATCCTGTTCGAGGAGTTCGGCTTCAAGCCCGGCGGCGTCGCGCAGGTCTCCGTGTCCGGCGTCTCATGGAGCGTCCCCGAGGGCTCCCCGCCCCAGGCCGTCGATCCCGGTCTAATGGGCTTCATCCTCATCTCCAACACCCTCTTCTTCAAGATCACCAACGAATCCGAGTACGCCGAGGAGACCGACAGCTCCTTCTGCCCGCTCACCAGCGAGTACGTGATGCCGCTCTTCCGGCTCAAGGACATCGGGCGCGACGGCGCCGGCGGGGGCAACGTGACCATCGGCGACGCCGACCAGTACACGGTGCTGTTCAGCAGCTGCCAGGACGGCGTCGAGATCACCATGGACGTGCGCACGGAGATGTACAACATGCCCGGCCCCGGCGGCGACAGGGAGTACCTGCCCGTCGGCCTGCTCCCGCTGCCGGGAATCTTCGCCGCCTCCTCCGTGGTGTACCTCGCGTTCCTGGCGGTGTGGGTGTTCGTCTGCATCAAGCAGCGCGCCACGGTCGAGCGGATCCACGCCGTGATGGGCGCGCTGCTGCTGTTCAAGGCCCTGAAGCTGGCGTGCGCCGCCGAGGACGCGTGGTACGTGGGGCGCACCGGCACGCCGCACGGCTGGGACGTCGCCTTCTACGTCTTCGGCTTCTTCAAGGGCATCCTCCTCTTCACCGTCATCGTGCTCATCGGCACCGGCTGGTCCTTCCTGAAGCCATACCTCCAGGTCTGTACATTACGTACGTGCAGTGCATGTAATAACGACCAACACATGAGGGGCCATGCATGTATTCACAAAGATGGTGGGATGGATGGGGAATGCAGGAGCGCGAGAAGAACGTGCTGATGATCATCATCCCGCTGCAAGTGATCGAGAACATCGCGTCGGCGATGATCGGGGAGACGGGGCCGGCGGGGAGGGACTGGCTGGCGTGGAACCAGATCTTCCTGCTGGTGGACGTGGTCTGCTGCTGCGCGGTCTTCTTCCCCATCATCTGGTCCATCCGCAACCTCAGGGAGGCCTCCAAGACGGACGGCAAGGCGGCCAGGAACCTCAAGAAGCTCACCCTCTTCAAGCAGTTCTACCTCGTCGTCGTCGGCTACCTCTACTTCACCCGGATCGCCGTCTCCGCCTTCGCCGCCGTGCTCAGCTACAAGTACCAGTGGGTGGTCAACGTCTCCGTCGAGCTCGCCAGCCTCGCGTTCTACGTCTTCGTCTTCTATAACTTCCAGCCGGTGGAGAGGAACCCGTACCTCTACATTGcggacgaggaggaagaggctGCCGGTGGCCAGCTCGAGCTAGAGGGAACGTTTGAGATCTGAGACGACGTGGATGCATGGAGGTCAACATATATAGCTGTATACAACCCCCCGGCCCGGCCGTCTCTGCTCTAAGTTTTGTTTTGTACTGTACTTAATTAAGTGGATATACAtacatagtagtagtagtaccttCTTGCACGGAGCTAATACGTACTGTACAAATTATCATGTAAAGCTCATGCTCAAAGTTCATGCACATACGTCGCCCATGAAAGAAAAACATTCAGGGGTTCAATCTCACTTCTGATAGTTATCACCGCATTCGGAAATTAGAACATCTCTAACAGATCCGCTAAAACCTCACCGGCCCGTAAAATTCCAACCGTTTTGCAAGTTTTCGCTTTTTTGCGGCCTGAATATATCTGCTAAAAGCCCGCCGGCCCATACAAGTTTTTGAGACGACCCGTATATCCGCCCCTCCGCTGCTATATTTACGGGGATGAGGGCCTTTTAGGTTAGCAGACCGGATAAGCTTCACCGCAAAAATACTTCTTCATCGCTAGGTTTAGAGAGCTCCGACGAGCAATTAGCCGCACGTCGCTTCTCCtttttcgccgtcggcgacaaATCCATGCCCCACGGATCCATCCGCGGCTGTGGCGGCCACGCCAACactggtggaggccgaggcggggcatGGAAGCGCGGCGAGCAAGGTTAGTACATCTGGCCAAAATTTTGTCCAGTTTGACGTCATCATGGTGTTGTTTTAGCTGTAACATCCCGATGTTCGGAATGTTTAAGATTTATTTTCAAAAAGTAGGGCCAAAATTTTTTGTTTGTTCTATTTGTTAATACAATCTTAAACTGTGTTTTTATAATTTGGAGGATTTAATTTGATTAATGCCAACCTTAATCTTCTTCTCAGTTGGGTTGTTTTCTTTGTCTTGGGCATCTTAATCATGCGACTATGAATTCTTGAAATTTTTTAAGTTCGCTTGATCTTTATTCAAGCCTTTATCCATTTTCTAGACTTTCCTAAAAAGAAAGTCTAATTTTCTTTCCTTCTATTAAACTCTGGACTTTTTTTAAGAAAAGACAAAAACTGGGCTGAATCCCCTTGCCCAAAACACgcatctctctcttcctctcttccCGAAATCACTAAGACTGGACATAATTGAGACTAACTTACACTAGTAACATAAACGCTACCTTAGACTATATTATTACCTTCATGGTATGTGTGATGTCATGCAAAgatttatttattaggttatagactcatattgtctTGGGATATGTGATGTcatggtaactagctaagttactcaatttACCTCTCTTATCATTAACTCATTGCCATATAGGTAAATTTGCTAAGTAGAACACGATGTTACTCTTGAAGTTACTCCCTATGGCCActctaattaaggagtactccttcCAAAGATCACACCCACCTCTCCAAGTTGTGACTCAGTGCGCCACTCGTCGCAACCGGGGAGTcatcccttttttcgtagattcgtttattcaaaacgttttatctcttaaatcatgCGTCCAAACCTCGAACTATTTTTACCGTTgcattcctcgcgtcgagatcttcaaaactagacctcatgttgataggttttggcgAACTTTTTCCTCGCGAAAAAACTGAACCGGGAGCAAGTTTTTCCCTTTCGGGCCGTGCCTCCCGCGGTAGCAAAaaatcgtgcctctcacggaagggaaaaaagagaaaacgcatttttttcgttttcgagagacacggccgtgcctctcatgaaaacaaaaccatgcctctcgtgaaagcaaaaccgtgtctctcccggaagaaaaaataaaagagaaaacacgttttttttcgtttctgagatgCACGGAcatgtctctcgcggaagcaacaTCGTGCCACTCACGgaagcaaaaaaagagaaaacgttttttttttcgtttccgagaggcacggccgtgcctctttaggaagaaaaaaaatgcatttttttccgtttccgaaaagtacggccgtgcctctcgcggaagcaaaatcgtgtctGACACGggaaaaacgcgttttttcgcgtAAAAAATTTGTCGAAGAGCTAggaaagaccggtgaaaaaccgCAATAGTGAAAAAACCATCTAAAAAGCAGAAAACGCgtgcagaaaaataaaataaaaaccggAGGGAgcacccagagcgcgacacgtggcggcggctgaaAACGCGCCATGTGGCGCGCTCTTAGCCCACTCCATGTGATCGTTggggaggctcccgaaggagcgctcctcAACTAGTTACTCCCCTCTCTTCCTGGGTGCAACTcagacttttttttcttttctccaaATCGCATGGGCCTAGCCCAGTCTgcctcctctcttttatttttctcttacCTGAATAGGCTAAGCCCaccttatttttttctttttttttcctcctttcttcctcttcatgGGCCAGTCGACCAAGGCCCAAACCTGGCCACGAGCCGCTCGCTCGTCTTCCTCCTCACCACGCACACATGTACACCGGGGTACTCCCGGTGCTccaaattcaaaaacaaatcttaattttttaaaaaattttgaaaaaaatgggAATGTTCGCAAGAAATGTGACTACAACCCCTAGAAATTTCAGGTCCAAACTCGAAATGTAGATTGAGAAACAAAAATGTGAAATCCAGATGTGAATAGTGCCAATGTTGATTTTGTCTTTTTCTTACACTATTCATGCCAGATTTCAcatttttgtttcttgacgtaCATTTCGGGTTTGGACCTGAAATTTTTAGGGGTTGTAGTTACATTCCTTGCGAACATTcacttttttctgaatttttttgaaatatttccGAATGTTTTTTTAAACTTGAAGCATCGGGAGTACCCCAAAGATGGGAGTACATGATACTTTCCCACATGTACACAGGTTCCCCTAAAAATAATGTACACTGATACATTCACTAAAAAAAGGTATACAGGTACACTACCGAGCGACCATGGCTGCCGCTTCTTCTCCTCTTTATTCCATTGATTCTACTCCCCTTTTCACTTCGACTTCAACACTGGAATTATTCCCCACATCACCATGAACTTATTCTGCTATTTAGTAGTCCGTTTCATTTTTGTAATCTCCCACGAGAAATGGATGAACTGAACATCAACCGTTGGCATCCGTCCCTCGATTTCCCTCTCCGACCACCATTTTCCAACCCACTCGCGTCAAAACAAGCGCGAGTACCTCCTCTAAAAGCCCTATCACCTCATTTTTCAATTTGTTTTGCGTGTTTCACAATCTTCCCCGCACCAGAGTCACATCCAGAAAGTATTTCGCCTGTCAACGCCGTGGGTGAGCACATAGGTTATTCCTTTCAGCAGCCAAACTCCACCACCATATAAAATCTTATGGACAATTTTTTTCGACCGTTCATCGTTGTTGACCGCGCGCACGCGGAGCCATGTCGCTGCCACATTCGGGACCAATGTCGTCGTTGCCCAAGGACCCGTCGGACTCCATCcgcatcatcttctcctccttacaTGCAGGGACACGTCAACGTCTTCCATGTCGTTGATCGACCACACACGAACAATTTTGCATCTCCTCCGACTTTGTTTATCAAGTTCATCACTTGGTTTCGACATGCTTGGTGAGCCTCTTTACAATTCCTTTGCGTGTACTCAAGCATGTTTGACGTATCTCATAAACATCATAGTTCAGCCTGTTTCTCTGGTTGGCCGTACGCATCCAAAATCGGAGGTCATCCGATGGCATCGACATTTTTCTTGAGTTTCTGCTCATTATATGACTTCATGTCCAACATATAAAATTCCCTGTATGACCATAAAAACCCGGTGGTGAAGTTAGATTGTTGGTTCTATCTTGTGAATAGTAGAAAAGATATAATCATAGTGGTTATTTCATATAGAATTCAAGGGTCTTTCTGAGTATGGTTAACTTTTATGTTAGTATGTTATTTTCATGTCTTCTTGATATGCCTAGGAGTGTGTGCTAGTTATCTCATATTTTGTTTGTGAAATGATTTACTAGATCTATTTTAATGTCGACTTTAATTCTAACAATAGTTATATATGTTGTTTAATGTTGATAATTTTCTATGCATCAAGTAGCCCTCTTTTCTGCATGCGTACAAAATTTGATGAATGTTTAATATTAATTTAACATCACCTTGAActatttccacctatatataatttatcGGTATTACCCGGTAAAcctcgaaacccttccggtgacccgaaaCGCTTCCGTTTCCTCTCGAAAGTATTTCGAATATTAATGAAATTATTTCATAAATATTTTATCATTACTCTTGTCTTACTGACACTCaacagatcatgattaccttaagcttgtgactatgtaggttcggtaaaacatagacatgaacaaaacccctttcGTTCAATGACCAGTAGCGGAACCGTGGACGCCCATATTGATCTCTATGAGTACACGAATGACATTTGAGTGAAactttggttatcatgtgctatTCCCTTGGCTTCGATACTTACAGAACCCGAGGCGAGATATattggtatcctcttgagtcatacacatgctcattATGCCGGTCTcctcattaccggttttgttcatctttctcgttgacatgtttCGACATCCCCGTGACCTAGTCACCTGTGTCTAGCCAGACGATGACGGATGTCGTCACACCGAAagggccctaagaatatatctCCATCACTGAatgagcaaatcccactcttgagctatctagtccctatcaaactttctgatgaacctaTAAGccgtcgttatgatcaccgtgttacaaatGGCGTTTGAGCAACCTCAAAGTTCAACGTATGGTAAGAAGTGATTGCGATACTCTcgtggtctaaggaactaaatcaCACCTAACACTTCGTGTTATAACAATTAACTTCTGACGATagcatctcaaagtataacaaacaaatttgggtcgattcaatacgATCATTCTTCTAaacaacaacacttgagctattcttagaggcgagactaggaatcttATTTTACCCTTTAACaattcacacgtgcatatgagtttttcactgaatcgcacattccaggatcatagcagttatagcatagaataaaAACTCTTActtatgaacatggaaatataataatataatattattgcctctatggcatatttccaacacagacaACCATGTCGTGGCAACGTTGAAGCAGAACCATGGTATGGAATGTAACCCTGTGGTAAGGAGTTCCATAAACCTATAGGGTGATCCACCTACTAAACAAACAACTGGAATACCATAATACAAGGTAACTGAAATTACCGTCGCACTATCACACTTGATGtatacctgatgtctactacataactttattcttgtagactcgtgttgggcctccaagcgcagagttttgtcggacagtagcaattttctctcaagtggatgacctaaggtttatcaatccgtagaaggcataggatgaagatggtctctctcaaacaaccctgcattcaaataacaaagagtctcttgtgtccccaacacactaaatacaatggtaaattgtataggtgcactagttcggcgaagagatggtgatacaagtgtagtaatgatagtagatattgatttttgtaataggaacaataaaaaacagcaaggtagcaagtaacaaaagtgagcacaaacggtattgcaatgcttgaaaatgaggcctagggtccgtactttcactagtgcaatatctcaacaatgctaatataattggatcatataaccatccctcaacgtgcgatgaagaatcactccaaagttcttatctagcggagaacataagaagaaattgtttgtagggtacgaaaccacctcaaagttatcctttccgatcgatctctccaagagtttgtactaaaataacaccaagttatcctttccgatcgatctatcgaagagttcgtactaaaataacaccatgtgtaaccaactctaatgtcaccacgagtatccgtgagttgattatacgatatgcatcaaacaatttcagattcataatactcaatccaacacaaagaacttcaaagagtgccccaagatttctaccggagaaacaaagacgagaacgtgcatcaacccctatgcatagattaccccaatgtcacctcgggaatccgcgagttgagtgtcaaaacacatatcaagtgaatcaatatgataccccattgtcaccacgggtgttcatagtaagacatacatcaagtgttctcaaatccataaaagtattcaatccgataagaacgaaatctcaaagggaaaactcaattcacaacaagatagagaggggaaaacaccatatgatccaactatattaacaaagcccgcgatacatcaatgtcgtgacatctcaagaacacgagagagagagggggggggagagagagagaaagagagagaaagagaaagagagagaaagagagagagattaaacacatagctactggtacaaaccctcagccccgagggtggactactccctcctcatcatggtggccgccgggatgatgaagatggccactggtgatgattttcccctccgatacggtgccggaacggggtctagattggtttttcgtggctacagaggcctgcggcggcggaacttctgagctagggttatttctgatggtttctctatttataggatttttcagcattggaatcacgcgaagatgggcctcaaggtgaccacaacccaccgggcaagccaggcccctctggcgcgccctggtgggttgtgcccacctcatggctcttctggccctcctacgaagcttctagtgcctcttatTCCAAAAAAAgttgtcaaaaagtttcgttgcatttggagaacttttatttctgcataaaaaacaacaccacggtagttctgttgaaaatagcgtcagtctgggttagttccatccaaatcataccaaaaccatataaattttctgtaaacatggcatgaatactttataaattacagatacgttggagacgtatcattaccaTGATCCAAAGTTATTGCAGGAAAacatattttccttcttttctttacTTCTAAGTTGTTACTATTCTCACAACTACAATTCAATCTTTTTAACACTTCGGTTTATttccaaagaaaataaaataccTTCTGCACATACTCAAACAGTTACTTTACACGAGCACATTGACAACTTGTGTGTGATCAAAACGCCACTCATAAATACTCTCCTCCGCCCTTCATTGGGACGATTACTATTAACAAAGGTTCTACGCTGCCCTTTGTGTCTTACAAGTCATCAACTCCGACTTTCTTGTCTTGGACGACTAGACCTCAAGAGTCTTCCTTCTATAGAGCCGACTGATATGATGACACAAGACGAAAACCAGCccaggggctgatacgtctccaacgtatctataatttttttattgttccatgctattatattatctgttttggatgttttatatgacttaataagatattttatattatttttgggactaacacattaacccagagcccagtgccactttcggtattttccttgtttttgagttttacagaaaaggaatatcaaacggagtccaaacggaataaaactttacgatgatttttcttggaccagaagacacctacgtaacttggagagagggccggaagagtcccgaggaggccacaagcctctagggcgcgccctgggggggggcttgtgggcccctcgggagtcctccaaccctaattccagtgctatatattctcaaatattccaccAACATCAcgagcgtccaccaaaatacttttccgccgccgcaagcctctgctcccgtgagatcccatcttggggccttttccggcaccctgctagagggggatttgatcacggagggtcTGTACATCAACcctgctgcccttccgatgaagagtgagtagtttaccacagacctacgggtccatagctagtggctagatggcttcttctctctctttgatcttcaaatacaatgttctccttgatgttcttggagttctatctgatgtaatattcttttgcggtgcgtttgtcgagatctgatgaattgtggatttatgatcagattatttatgaatattatttgagtcttctctgaact
This region of Triticum aestivum cultivar Chinese Spring chromosome 2D, IWGSC CS RefSeq v2.1, whole genome shotgun sequence genomic DNA includes:
- the LOC123053868 gene encoding protein CANDIDATE G-PROTEIN COUPLED RECEPTOR 7 — protein: MAAPVFLAAVLALQLLHVARGEIKTTPIVSDSRPVILFEEFGFKPGGVAQVSVSGVSWSVPEGSPPQAVDPGLMGFILISNTLFFKITNESEYAEETDSSFCPLTSEYVMPLFRLKDIGRDGAGGGNVTIGDADQYTVLFSSCQDGVEITMDVRTEMYNMPGPGGDREYLPVGLLPLPGIFAASSVVYLAFLAVWVFVCIKQRATVERIHAVMGALLLFKALKLACAAEDAWYVGRTGTPHGWDVAFYVFGFFKGILLFTVIVLIGTGWSFLKPYLQEREKNVLMIIIPLQVIENIASAMIGETGPAGRDWLAWNQIFLLVDVVCCCAVFFPIIWSIRNLREASKTDGKAARNLKKLTLFKQFYLVVVGYLYFTRIAVSAFAAVLSYKYQWVVNVSVELASLAFYVFVFYNFQPVERNPYLYIADEEEEAAGGQLELEGTFEI